Sequence from the Streptomyces mobaraensis NBRC 13819 = DSM 40847 genome:
GGTCCGGGTTGACCTCCCGGCGCCCGGTGACGGGCGTGCCGTCCGGACCCGTCTTCTCCTCGAACAGGTCGTACATCCGCCGCCCGGCCAGCACGTGCTGCCACAGCGGCACCGGCCGGTGCTCGGAGACGATCACCTCGGTGTCGCCCCGGACGGTGTCCAGCCAGTCGCCGAACTCCTCGGCGTTGGAGACCGTCGCCGACAGGGACACCAGCGTCACCGACTCGGGCAGGTGGATGATCACCTCTTCCCAGACGGCGCCGCGGAAGCGGTCGGAGAGGTAGTGCACCTCGTCCATGACCACGTGGCCCAGCCCGTTGAGGGCCTGGGACCCGGCGTACAGCATGTTCCGCAGCACCTCGGTGGTCATCACGAGCACCGGGGCGTCGGAGTTGACGCTGTTGTCACCGGTCAGCAGCCCGACCTTGGCGGCGCCGTAGCGCTTGACCAGGTCGTTGTACTTCTGGTTGGACAGCGCCTTGATGGGGGTGGTGTAGAAGCACTTGCGGCCCTCGCGGAGGGCCAGGTGGACGGCGAACTCGCCCACGATGGTCTTGCCGGAGCCGGTCGGCGCCGCGACCAGCACCCCCTTTCCGGCCTCCAGGGCCTTGCAGGCGTCGATCTGGAACGGATCCAGCTCGAAGTCGTACATCTCACGGAAGGAGGCCAGCGCGGTGGCCTGCTCCGCGGCGCGCCGCTTCGCCAGGGCATAGCGCTCAGCAGGGGACATGTCGTCGGTCATCTTGTCTACGAGCCTACCGGGCGGGTCGGACAGGCACGCGATCTTTACCAAGGGGCGCCCTGCGGGCGGCTGTGCCCCGGTCCCTCCCCCTAAGGGGCACCCCCACTTCGCCGTTTCCCGGGGCCAAGCCCCCGGACCCCTGAAACCGCGCTCCGCGTGGTTGAGGACGAGCGGCGAAGCCGCGACAAGCGGGGTCTGGGGCGGCAGCCCCGGGAAACGGCGAAGTGGGGGTGCCCCCTTTGGGGGAGGGACCGGGGCTCACCCCCCTCGAACCCCCAGCACCCGCACCGCCCCCGGCACCATCTCCGCGACCAACGGCAGCGCCCCCACCCGCTCCCCATCCGCGTACGCCGTCACATCCGCCGCAGCCAACGAAACCCGCGCCGCCCGAAACACCCGCACCTTCGGATGCGAAAGATGCGTCCCCCGATATACCCGGGGAAACACCCGCAACAGCTCCCCCCGCCCACAGGCCCCCACCACCGTCACGTCGAACAGCCCGTCGTCCATCCGCGCGTCCCCGCAGATCCGCATGCCGCCCCCGTACGACCCGCCGTTCCCGACGGCGACGAGCGTCGCCTCGATCCGCCGCTCGGGCCCGTCGTCGAACCGCAGCCGGTAGGGGATCGGCCGCAGCGCGGCGAGCTCCGCGAGCAGCGCGAGGTCGTACCGGAGCCGCCCGGAGGGGAACCGCATCCGGTTGCCGCGGTCGTTGACGCGCGAGTCGAAGCCGGAGGCGAGCACGGTCCCGAAGTAGGGACCGCCGGCCACCCTCCCCAGATCGCGCGGGGCACCCCCGTCCCCCTTCAGCGAACCGGCGATCAGCCGCGCCGCCGCCTCCGGATCCCGGACGGGCAGCCCGTTGGCGCGGGCGAAGTCGTTGCCGGTCCCGACGGCGACGACGCCGAGCGGGGTCGGCGTCTCGGCGACGGCCTGGAGGGCGAGCGAGACCATCCCGTCCCCGCCCACGGCGATCAGCGCGCCGGTGCCGCCGGCGACCGCCTCCCGGGCCCGCCGCAGCGCGTCGGCCTCGTCCGCGCCCACGACGGTACGGACGGAGTGCCCGGCCGCGCGCAGCACCCGGGCGGCGGGCAGCGCGGCGCGGGCCCCACGGCCCCGGCCGGACGCCGGATTGACGAAGAGGGTGATGTCGCTGGTCACGCGCGGACCCTACGCGACGGGGCGGCAGTCGTATACCGACTGCCGCCCCGGGGGTACCGATGAGGATCAGGTGAAGTCGTCGTACCCGTTCCGCCGCACGGGCTGCCCGTTGTGGCCCTCACGACCGGACTCACGCCCGGACCGGTCCAGAGCGGGCAGCGGCTCCACATCGCCGACCGGCTCCGGCGTCAGGTCCAGGGGCGCCGCCTCGTCGTCGTCGAGGAGACGGTCCGGGTTGGCCCTGCCCCTGCGCTTGTCGTTGAGCAGGGCGATGCCGACGGCGATGAAGTACAGCGCGACGATCGGCCCGGCCAGCATGAACATCGAGTACGGGTCGACGGTCGGCGTCGCCACGGCCGCGAAGATCGTGACGCCCATGATCATGCCGCGCCACCAGCCCAGCATCCGGCGGCCGGTGAGAATCCCGCCGAAGTTGAGCAGCATGAGCAGCAGCGGCAGCTCGAAGGAGAGGCCGAAGACGATGATCAACCGCATGATCAGGTCGAGGAGGTCGTCCAGCGGCACGAGGTTGG
This genomic interval carries:
- a CDS encoding diacylglycerol kinase, producing the protein MTSDITLFVNPASGRGRGARAALPAARVLRAAGHSVRTVVGADEADALRRAREAVAGGTGALIAVGGDGMVSLALQAVAETPTPLGVVAVGTGNDFARANGLPVRDPEAAARLIAGSLKGDGGAPRDLGRVAGGPYFGTVLASGFDSRVNDRGNRMRFPSGRLRYDLALLAELAALRPIPYRLRFDDGPERRIEATLVAVGNGGSYGGGMRICGDARMDDGLFDVTVVGACGRGELLRVFPRVYRGTHLSHPKVRVFRAARVSLAAADVTAYADGERVGALPLVAEMVPGAVRVLGVRGG